A stretch of DNA from Bacillus alveayuensis:
TGCATGTCCTTGTGCACTTGGTCTTGCTACACCGACATCCATTATGGTCGGTACAGGTAAAGGGGCAGAAAAGGGAATCCTCTTTAAAGGAGGTGAATATTTAGAGGGTACACATAAGATTAATGCCGTATTACTTGATAAAACAGGAACAGTTACTAAAGGAAAACCAGAAGTAACTGATGTGCTTAAGTTCCAAGAAGACATGCTTGACTATGCTGTTTCAGCCGAGAGTGCTTCTGAACATCCATTGGCTCATGCGATTGTGGAATATGGAAAGAAACGAGCGATTTCTGTAAAGCCACTGAAGCATTTCTCCGCCATTACTGGTCATGGAATTGAAGCTGTCATTGATGGAAAAAACGTCCTTGTTGGAACGCGAAAACTGATGAAAGAACGATCTGTAGAGATTTCCATGCATGAAGAAAAAATGATAGATCTTGAAAAACAAGGGAAAACTGCCATGCTTGTTGCCATTGATAAACAGCTTGCTGGCATCATCGCTGTTGCGGATACGGTAAAAGAAAGCTCAAAATCCGCGATTCAAACGTTAAAACATTTGGGTATTGAAGTATACATGGTAACAGGAGACAACAAACGGACTGCTGAAGCGATTGCTAAGGAAGTTCATATTGATCATGTCTACGCTGAGGTACTTCCTGAAGACAAAGCAAAAATTGTAGAGGAGTTGCAAAAACGTGGGAAGCGAGTAGCGATGATCGGTGATGGCATTAATGATGCGCCAGCTCTTGCGAAAGCGGATATTGGCATGGCTATCGGCACAGGAGCAGATGTCGCTATTGAAACGGCCGATGTTACCTTGGTCGGCGGAGATTTAGCGCATATCCCGAAAGCGATTGAGTTAAGTCGCAAAACAATGAAAAACATTCGGCAAAACCTGTTTTGGGCATTGTTCTATAACAGTACTGGCATTCCTGTAGCTGCCGCTGGATTATTAGAACCTTGGATTGCCGGAGCTGCAATGGCATTCAGTTCGGTGTCTGTTGTGACAAACGCGCTTCGTTTGAAACGCGTGAAAATATAAAAAGAAAAAATATTTTAAGGAGGAAATGGAAAATGGCAATTACATTACAAGTACAAGGAATGACTTGTGGCCACTGCAAAATGGCGGTGACAAATGCTCTTAAAGAGTTAGACGGTGTAAAAAATGTAGAAGTACATTTGCAAAAAGGTACTGTGGATGTAGATTATGATGAAACGAAGGTAAGTGTAGAAAAGCTCAAAGAAGCGATTGAAGAGCAAGGTTACGATGTTAATTAAGTAACATAAAGGGGGTGTTAAAAAAGTGATCACTTTTTTAACACCCCTACAATAGTATTATAATGATATTTTACGGCATTCAACTGCGCACTCACGACAAAAATCTGCACAAGCTTGGCAGTGGGCGTCTTGGAATTTCGCACACTCCGTAGCACATGCGTCACAAATCGTTGCACAAAGTTGGCAAAACTGCTTAGCATATATGCTTCCACGGGACATCCATTGGGATGCCATAGCACAAATGTCCGCACAGTCCCGAAGTATGTTGATACAATGAGATCTGGCTTGCACATCAGCCTCTTTTAAACATGAAGTCAGGCATTCTTCACAAGCTTGCATACATTTGTTACAAGCATCAATACACGGTTGAAATTGTTGAATAGATGAATTAATAACCATTTCCATATATTATTCACTCCTTTGATTTGAATTCATTTTTATTTTTTTAAATTATAAAAAAAATAAACTGGAAATATGAGTAAAGGACAGCCACTATTATTTACTTCGAAAAGCCTTTATTCAGGTGCATTTTCTGTATCATTCTTGTTTGGTGTAAGTCCAACTTATCATCATTTATTTTACTTTTGTTACCAAAGCATGGTGCTATACAGCTTGATCCAAAAAAAAAGCTCAAACCTTACTGGTCTAAGCCCTGCATTGAAATCATTGATTATAAGGTTGAAAAATAAGATGATCCCTTCGCCGTGAATCAATTGTGTTATTAAAAAACAATTGTTTTATTTTCATAAACAATGACACGGTCTTCCAAATGCAGTTGAACAGCACGGGCAAGCACGTCGCGTTCAATCGTCCTTCCAACTCTTTTTAAATCTTCGACATTGTAGCGGTGGTTCACTTCTTTGACGCCTTGTTCAATAATTGGGCCTTCATCCAAATTTTCTGTAACATAATGGGAAGTGGCCCCGATAATTTTAACGCCTCTGTCATATGCCCGTTCATATGGTCTTGCCCCTACAAATGCCGGCAAAAAGGAATGATGTATATTAATGATATTGTATTGATAATGGCGGATAAATTCTGGTGATAAAATTTGCATGTAGCGTGCTAAAACAACGAAATCAATTTGATATTTTTGTAGCAGCTCTAACTGTTTTTGCTCTGCCTCTCGTTTATTTTCTTTATTTACAGGTATGAAATAATATGGAATTCCTAGCGACTCCACCGTTTTTTGTAAATCAGGATGGTTGCTAATGACAAGTGGAATCTCACAAAGAAAATCACCAGATTGATAGCGCCAAAGTAAGTCTAGAAGGCAATGATCTTGTTTGGAAACAAAAATAGCCATCCGTTTCACATGGCTCATATAAGAAAATTTCCATTTCATCTGAAATGAGTTTGCGATATGATGAAAATCTTTTTCAAGTTCCTCTTTCTTCATCACAATGTCCGGCAAATCAAATTCCACACGCATAAAAAACGTTCCACCTGCCGGGTCTGTTGAATATTGATCGGATTGCACAATGTTTGCCCCGTGTTCGTAAAGAAATTTAGATACTTTAGCAACAATACCTTGCTGGTCAGGACAAGTGATGAGCAATCGCGCACGATCCTTAAATTGCTGTAAAAATGTTTCATAGTTGGCGTTTATCGTCTGCAGCATAATCTTTCCTCCAACCATTTGTATTCTAAAAATTATTTATTAAGGATACTAATTGTTAACTTGATTGTCAATAAGCTAATGGCGGTCGTTTTTTCCGCCTTAAACATTTTATGAAAGGCTGTTTTCTAGGTTTAAATAAAATTTGACTCCTGCACATTGACTACATTAATATTTTTAATTATAAAAAATTTAATAAAAAACGTGTTAAGCTAAAATAGGAATGAATATTTGTGAGGTGTTCGTCATGCACATTGTATCATCTTCTGAAATGTACGCAATTGATCGATACACGATCGAACAAATTGGCATGAGTGAAGAGTCATTAATGGAAAATGCTGGACAATCAGTAGCACGTGTTTTATTGGAGCGAATTCAACCAAATGAGCGCATCGCTGTTCTGGCCGGTTCCGGGAACAATGGCGGGGATGGCATTGTCATTGCGCGAATACTAAAAAGCTATCAATATGCAACCGATTTATGGTTGATTCCCCAAAAAGAAAAAGTAAAAGGTGCAGCTAAAAAATCATTACAGATTTTTGAAAATTGCGGCTATGAAGTTAAGCATTACATAGGAAATGAACAGATGTTTATGGAACAATTGAATCAATATGACGTCATTATCGATGCTTTGCTGGGAATTGGTACAAAGGGTACATTGCGTTCCCCATTCAAAGAAATCATTGCAAAAGTTAACGAAATAAATAAACTTACTGTATATTCCATTGACCTTCCAAGCGGTATTTCAGCTGACGGAGGCCATGTGGCAGAAGCAATAAAGGCGGATGTGACAATTACGATTCAATATCCGAAGCTAGGTGCATACGTATTTCCAACAGCTGATTTTTTTGGTGAATTGCACGTTGTTGACATCGGAATTCCACCAATTTCAGTAGAAAAAAATGCCGAATATCGCCGATTGTGGAGTGAAGATGATGTTCAAAATACGCTGCCAACTAGAAAACGTTCTTCCCATAAAGGAACTTATGGAAAGGGTCTTGTCATTGGTGGTTCACTGAATATGACCGGTGCTGTTGTCATGACCGCAAAAGCAGCTTTAAAAAGTGGTGCTGGCTTATTGACAATGGCCATTCCTAATGACATCTATTCAGTTGTTGCTACATATTTTCCTGAAGTGATGTATTACCCATGTTTATCAAAGGATGGCTATTTCTCCGGTGAAATCGATATAAACCAATATGATGTTAAAGCGATTGCTGTAGGTCCTGGTATAGGAAGAAAAGACCAGATCAAAAAGATCGTTGAAGCAGCGCTCGATCTACCTGTTCCGGTTGTGATTGATGCAGATGCCTTATATTTCTGGAAGGATTATGATTCCATCATAAAAGATCGAAAGGAAGCAACCATTGTAACCCCACATCCAGGTGAAATGGCTCGGATGATCGATGCTTCTATTCACGAAATCGAAAGTAACCGCTTTAAAATATCGAAACAATTTGCCATGGAATACGGCTGCTACCTTGTGTTGAAAGGTCCATTTACGATTGTCACTACCGCAGATGGGAAGCAATACGTAAATACAACGGGAAACCCTGGATTGGCAAAAGGTGGAAGTGGCGATGTATTAACGGGAATGATACTATCTTTTATCATGCAGCATGAAAATCTTCGAGACGCTATTAATAATGCTGTATATATACATGGAAAAGCAGCAGATCATCTCATTAAGAATGGCCATTCTGAAATGGATATACTAGCAACGGATGTCATCGAAGCTCTTCCGGAAACACTTAACCATTTATATAAAAATTAAATGAGAACGAATGTTTATAGTTCAGGACGAAAGGATAGGGTGAAGGGAATATTTTTTCATGTTATTGACTTTACGAAAACCAGCCTAAAGCAAGCGTTTCGCTTGCCTGGACAGTTGAATAGCTAAGGTTGTAAAGCAGAAAAGAGCCTAAAATAAAAAGATTATTTCGAAATATATTGATGACAATATCATGTATATAATTGTAGAAATTGAAAGGGATTCACGATGTTCATAAGAAGAATGATTGGGATGATTGTTTTTTTAACTGTTTTTTTATACTGTTATATAGATGAAAATGTTGAGGCGAAAGAACAAGTGCTTCGAGTCGCAGGAGACGACTCACTACCACCCTTTTCGTATATAAATGAACAAGGGAAGCTTGAAGGATTTAGTATTGACTTATTTAACGCCATTGCCAAGGCACAAGGTATGCAGGTTGAATATATTCCAATGGATTTATCTCAATCCATGGAAGTATTAAAGAGTGGGAAAATTGATGCAGTCATTGGGATGAAATATACGGCCGAACGAGATGAACGATTTGATTTTTCTGAATACTATTTTACGATTTCCGAATCAATTGTCGTTCCAAAAGATCAAGACGAAATTAAATATTTAACAGATTTAAAAGGCAAATTAGTCGCTATTCAAAGGAACCATGTTGCCTTCAATTTATTGAAAGATGTGAGAAGAGTACATATGAATATCGCCGAAAATCAATTAGATGCATTAGAGCTTTTAATGATGGGCAGAGCCGATGCTTTTATAGGAAATAAATGGACTGCTCAATATTATTTAGAGAAACATGGAAAAGAAACAGAATATAAAATCATTGATGATCCGATTCAACCTGCCGATTATGCAGTAGCCGTGCAAGGGGGAAATACCGATCTTATAAAAGAAATTAATCATGGGCTTTTAACGATAAGAGCGAACGGAACTTATAATGACATTTATAATAAATGGTTTAATGAAGCAAATTCAAAAATGCTTCAACAAATGAAGTCCATTGTTCATCTGTTAATTTCGATTCTTGCGGGTGCCGGGATGATTTTAATCATGGGATTCGTATGGAATAAACGCTTAAAGAAAGAAGTAATGAAACAAACGAAAGCGTTAAAGGAAGCGTATCAGCGATTAGAACAGAGCCAAAAAGAAATGGCCAATCAAGGTGCTTTTAAGGAGCAGATATTGAATAATGTCCCAAATGGCATCGTAACATTTGATGTCAATTGGCATGTAACATCGATGAATAAAGAAGCCAAAAGCGTGCTTTTAACGGACGAAGAATGGCAGAATCATTCCATCATAAAGGAAGCTTTTCAAAACTATGTGAATGAAAGAGAAGAACAAATATCTGGGGAAGTAGAGTTCACTCAAAATGGAAAGGCTTACTTTATGTATTATCATTTACGTCCACTACTGAACATCAATAATGAAAAAACAGGGTTTTTGCTTATTTTTGAAAATCGGACAGAAGAAAAAAAGCTTCACGAAAAGCTTGTCATTCAAGAAAAAATGAGAGCAATTGGGCAATTGAGCGCAGGGATTGCCCATGAAATCAGAAATCCGCTCACGTCTATTAAAACATTTGTCGAATTGCTACCTATCAAGTATGACAATCCTTCTTTTCGTGAAGCAATAAAAGAGCATGTTCCTTCTGAAATTAATCGTTTAAATCAAATAATTGAAGATTTGCTGGATTATTCTCGTCCGAAAGCTCCAAAAAAAGAGTTATGTATCGTAAAAGAATGGCTTAATTCGATTTTTATTTTATTTGAACCCACGTTAAGAAAGGAAAACATTGATTTTTCCATAAATGTTGATGAGGAGCTAACAATTTATGCAGATAAGCAGCAATTAAAGCAAGTGCTAGTGAACATGATTTTAAATGCGATTGATGCGATGAAGGAACAGGAAATAAAACGACTAAAAATAAGTGCTTTTCCGAACGAAAAGTTTACGACTATTCAAATTGAGGACACAGGGCGTGGAATGACGAAACAAGAAATTGAAAAATGCTACGATCCTTTTTTTACGACAAAACCGACTGGGGTAGGTCTCGGTATGACGATATCGTTAAAGCTAGTTAAAGAAAACGGCGGTGATATCGAAATGGAAAGCCTTTATGGAAAAGGGACGACGATTCAAATCATCCTACCTCGTTCGATTGAAAAGGAGGGAGAATCGTGAACAGTATTTTAGTAATAGATGACGAAAAATCCATTTGCAGTTCATTGCAATTTGCGTTAGAGGATCATTACAAAGTTTTTACGACAACGGATCCAAATGAAGGAATTTCCATAATAAAAAATCAAGAAATTGATCTAGTATTACTAGATTTACGTTTAAAAGACATCGATGGCATGGAAATTTTAAAAGAAATCAAATCGATTGATCAAGCGATCAATGTGATTATGATGACGGCATACAGTACAATAGAATCTTCTGTTAAGGCGATGAAAGAAGGAGCCTACTATTATATTACAAAGCCGATTAATATGGAACAGCTTTTTCTTTTAATACAAAAAGCGTTTGAATATGAAAGTTTAAAGAAAGAAGTTCATCGCCTTCATCAATCATTGGATGAAAAAAATGGGTATGGACGAATGATCGGAAAAAGCAAGAAGATGGAAAATGTATACCATTTAATTGAGAAGGTAAAAGATATAGATTCTAATGTTTTGATTACTGGAGAGAGCGGGACAGGAAAAGAGTTGGTGGCCCGTACGATTCATGAACTTGGAAATCGAAAAAATGGACCGTTTGAGGTCGTTAACTGTGCCGCAATTCCTGAAAATTTATTAGAAAGTGAATTGTTCGGCTATCGAAAAGGAACATTTACCGGTGCTGTCCATGATAAAGTTGGAAAATTTGTTTCGGCAGATGGAGGAACCTTATTTTTAGACGAAATCGGGGAATTACCACTGTCTTTACAAGCAAAAATTTTACGTGTAATTCAAGAACGTGAAGTAACACCACTTGGTACGAACAAAAAAATCAAGATCAATTTTCGCATAGTATCCGCAACGAATCGAAATCTTTTTGAAATGGTGCAAAAAGGACAATACCGTGAAGATTTGTATTTTAGATTAAATGTTATCCCGATCCATCTTCCACCATTAAGGGAAAGAAAAGAAGATTTACCATTATTTATCCAACATTTTCTGGAGAAAAATAGCCAAAGAATGAATAAGCCGATCAAGCAATTATCTCGATCCGTAACAAAATTTCTTTACGAGTACGATTATCCAGGAAATGTAAGGGAATTATCTAACATTATAGAATATGCAGTAGCCCTTTCTCAAAATCATACGATTGATTTTGAAGACTTACCGCCGTTTTTAAAACATAATCATTCAGAAGCTAATGTTCAAAAGGAGGATGGAGATTACATTGTTTTTCCAATAGGGTCAACATTAAAAGAAATAGAGAAGAAGACGATTTTAAAAACGTTAGAGTATTACGGAGGTCATAGAAAAAACACAGCCGCCGTCCTAGGAATTAGTGAGAGAAGTTTAAGAAACAAATTAAAGGAATATCGTTCTAAACATTAAAAAGGGAAAAACTTTCCGGTGCGGAAAGTTTTTCCCCTTTTATATAAGGAATTTTTTTCACAACAATAGACAAATGGCTACAAATGCAGCTATTTTTCTGCAAAAAATAATTATTGAAAAAATTTTAAATTGGCATAATATTTGCTAGATTTATTGACGAATAAACAAAAAAGGGGGAAGAACGATGAAAAAGATGTTATTATTTCTTATCGTTGCTGTACTTACATTTGGTGTAATCGGATGTAGCAGCCAATCGTCAGAAGGAGGTTCAGATTCAAAAGGAGAAGAGCCAAACAAAAGCTCAGAAACTTCAAGTGGAAATCCGCTTGATGGAAAAGTATTAACCATTTTAACGGGTGGAACATCTGGTGTTTATTTTCCATTAGGAAATGCATTAGCTAAAGTTTATAACAATGTTGGTGCACAGGCTAGTGTAGAAACAACTGGCGCTTCAGCTGTAAACGCTGCCAAAATTGCGCAAAAAAAAGCAGAGATCGGTTTTGCGATGGCTGATGCGATCTCGGATGCATATAATGGCGTCGATACTTTTGAAAAAACAGGAGCTTTAAAAAACTTACGTGCTGTGTCGGCACTTTATTCTAACTATATGCAAATTGTTGCACTTAAAGAAAGTGGTATTCAATCTATAGAAGATTTGAAAGGGAAAAAGGTTGCGGTTGGTGCACCTGGTAGCGGTACAGAAATCATGGCTAGACGTGTTTTAGAAGCTGCTGGCCTAACTTATGATGATATTGAGGAGGATTTCCTTTCATTTCAGGAAGGTGTTGAGGGAATCAAAAATGGTGTAATTGATGCTGCTATTCTTTCTTCTGGTATTCCAAATGCAGGTATTATGGAACTTGCGACAACAAACGACATTGTCATCGTCAATATACCTAAAGATATTGTGACGAAACTACAAGAAGAATATCCAGCCTTTGTTTCTTCAACGATTCCAAGTGGGACATATGAAGGCCAAACTAAAGAAATTGAAACAGCGACAATAAAAAACTTGTTAATTACACATGCTGATATGAGCGATGATGAAGTTTATGAGTTAACAAAACAATTATTTGAACAAATTCAAGTATTGCGGGACACACACAATGCGGCAGAAGACATTTTACTTGAGGAAGCAACAAAAGGACTTCCACTCCCATTACACCCTGGTGCAGAAAAATACTTTAAGGAACAAGGTGTGTTAGAGTAATTGGTTAAAAGGATTTCGATTTTACTACTCATGATCATGATCATCACATCGATCTTATCATGGATTCACCTGTCCGTTGTTACAATCCGTCATCAACGGACGGGTGAACTTATATGGTCTTTTCATCCCAATAACGGAGTTTTTTCCATACAGTGGATGCATTCAGTCGAATTAGAACAATGGAGAGAAACTTTTCAAATAACAGATGATGGAAATATAAAGCTCATAGAATCAAGGTTTAGAGCATGGGGAGCTGGAGTACCTGAACATGAAGGGAAGGTATTTTATCGAGATGAAGATTGGTTTGTCATGAAGGAATTTGAAAATCGAACCTTCGAACAACTC
This window harbors:
- a CDS encoding polar amino acid transport system substrate-binding protein (product_source=KO:K02030; cath_funfam=1.10.287.130,3.30.450.20,3.30.565.10,3.40.190.10; cog=COG0642,COG0834; ko=KO:K02030; pfam=PF00497,PF00512,PF02518; smart=SM00062,SM00091,SM00387,SM00388; superfamily=53850,55785,55874; transmembrane_helix_parts=Inside_1_260,TMhelix_261_283,Outside_284_655); the encoded protein is MFIRRMIGMIVFLTVFLYCYIDENVEAKEQVLRVAGDDSLPPFSYINEQGKLEGFSIDLFNAIAKAQGMQVEYIPMDLSQSMEVLKSGKIDAVIGMKYTAERDERFDFSEYYFTISESIVVPKDQDEIKYLTDLKGKLVAIQRNHVAFNLLKDVRRVHMNIAENQLDALELLMMGRADAFIGNKWTAQYYLEKHGKETEYKIIDDPIQPADYAVAVQGGNTDLIKEINHGLLTIRANGTYNDIYNKWFNEANSKMLQQMKSIVHLLISILAGAGMILIMGFVWNKRLKKEVMKQTKALKEAYQRLEQSQKEMANQGAFKEQILNNVPNGIVTFDVNWHVTSMNKEAKSVLLTDEEWQNHSIIKEAFQNYVNEREEQISGEVEFTQNGKAYFMYYHLRPLLNINNEKTGFLLIFENRTEEKKLHEKLVIQEKMRAIGQLSAGIAHEIRNPLTSIKTFVELLPIKYDNPSFREAIKEHVPSEINRLNQIIEDLLDYSRPKAPKKELCIVKEWLNSIFILFEPTLRKENIDFSINVDEELTIYADKQQLKQVLVNMILNAIDAMKEQEIKRLKISAFPNEKFTTIQIEDTGRGMTKQEIEKCYDPFFTTKPTGVGLGMTISLKLVKENGGDIEMESLYGKGTTIQIILPRSIEKEGES
- a CDS encoding NAD(P)H-hydrate epimerase (product_source=KO:K17759; cath_funfam=3.40.1190.20,3.40.50.10260; cog=COG0062,COG0063; ko=KO:K17759; pfam=PF01256,PF03853; superfamily=53613,64153; tigrfam=TIGR00196,TIGR00197), whose protein sequence is MHIVSSSEMYAIDRYTIEQIGMSEESLMENAGQSVARVLLERIQPNERIAVLAGSGNNGGDGIVIARILKSYQYATDLWLIPQKEKVKGAAKKSLQIFENCGYEVKHYIGNEQMFMEQLNQYDVIIDALLGIGTKGTLRSPFKEIIAKVNEINKLTVYSIDLPSGISADGGHVAEAIKADVTITIQYPKLGAYVFPTADFFGELHVVDIGIPPISVEKNAEYRRLWSEDDVQNTLPTRKRSSHKGTYGKGLVIGGSLNMTGAVVMTAKAALKSGAGLLTMAIPNDIYSVVATYFPEVMYYPCLSKDGYFSGEIDINQYDVKAIAVGPGIGRKDQIKKIVEAALDLPVPVVIDADALYFWKDYDSIIKDRKEATIVTPHPGEMARMIDASIHEIESNRFKISKQFAMEYGCYLVLKGPFTIVTTADGKQYVNTTGNPGLAKGGSGDVLTGMILSFIMQHENLRDAINNAVYIHGKAADHLIKNGHSEMDILATDVIEALPETLNHLYKN
- a CDS encoding formyltetrahydrofolate deformylase (product_source=KO:K01433; cath_funfam=3.30.70.260,3.40.50.170; cog=COG0788; ko=KO:K01433; pfam=PF00551,PF01842; superfamily=53328,55021; tigrfam=TIGR00655), giving the protein MLQTINANYETFLQQFKDRARLLITCPDQQGIVAKVSKFLYEHGANIVQSDQYSTDPAGGTFFMRVEFDLPDIVMKKEELEKDFHHIANSFQMKWKFSYMSHVKRMAIFVSKQDHCLLDLLWRYQSGDFLCEIPLVISNHPDLQKTVESLGIPYYFIPVNKENKREAEQKQLELLQKYQIDFVVLARYMQILSPEFIRHYQYNIINIHHSFLPAFVGARPYERAYDRGVKIIGATSHYVTENLDEGPIIEQGVKEVNHRYNVEDLKRVGRTIERDVLARAVQLHLEDRVIVYENKTIVF
- a CDS encoding hypothetical protein (product_source=COG4729; cog=COG4729; pfam=PF08905; superfamily=50998; transmembrane_helix_parts=Inside_1_6,TMhelix_7_29,Outside_30_172); amino-acid sequence: MVKRISILLLMIMIITSILSWIHLSVVTIRHQRTGELIWSFHPNNGVFSIQWMHSVELEQWRETFQITDDGNIKLIESRFRAWGAGVPEHEGKVFYRDEDWFVMKEFENRTFEQLTISVSCYANHRIIDHSKKYKMCDWVEDNTSVVIQNEELSVLAYFYHLIFKEVSIWKK
- a CDS encoding hypothetical protein (product_source=Hypo-rule applied; cath_funfam=2.10.69.10; pfam=PF03860; superfamily=48371), with the protein product MEMVINSSIQQFQPCIDACNKCMQACEECLTSCLKEADVQARSHCINILRDCADICAMASQWMSRGSIYAKQFCQLCATICDACATECAKFQDAHCQACADFCRECAVECRKISL
- a CDS encoding two-component system response regulator AtoC (product_source=KO:K07714; cath_funfam=1.10.10.60,1.10.8.60,3.40.50.2300,3.40.50.300; cog=COG2204; ko=KO:K07714; pfam=PF00072,PF00158,PF02954; smart=SM00382,SM00448; superfamily=46689,52172,52540), producing MNSILVIDDEKSICSSLQFALEDHYKVFTTTDPNEGISIIKNQEIDLVLLDLRLKDIDGMEILKEIKSIDQAINVIMMTAYSTIESSVKAMKEGAYYYITKPINMEQLFLLIQKAFEYESLKKEVHRLHQSLDEKNGYGRMIGKSKKMENVYHLIEKVKDIDSNVLITGESGTGKELVARTIHELGNRKNGPFEVVNCAAIPENLLESELFGYRKGTFTGAVHDKVGKFVSADGGTLFLDEIGELPLSLQAKILRVIQEREVTPLGTNKKIKINFRIVSATNRNLFEMVQKGQYREDLYFRLNVIPIHLPPLRERKEDLPLFIQHFLEKNSQRMNKPIKQLSRSVTKFLYEYDYPGNVRELSNIIEYAVALSQNHTIDFEDLPPFLKHNHSEANVQKEDGDYIVFPIGSTLKEIEKKTILKTLEYYGGHRKNTAAVLGISERSLRNKLKEYRSKH
- a CDS encoding TRAP transporter TAXI family solute receptor (product_source=TIGR02122; cath_funfam=3.40.190.10; cleavage_site_network=SignalP-noTM; cog=COG2358; ko=KO:K07080; pfam=PF16868; superfamily=53850; tigrfam=TIGR02122): MKKMLLFLIVAVLTFGVIGCSSQSSEGGSDSKGEEPNKSSETSSGNPLDGKVLTILTGGTSGVYFPLGNALAKVYNNVGAQASVETTGASAVNAAKIAQKKAEIGFAMADAISDAYNGVDTFEKTGALKNLRAVSALYSNYMQIVALKESGIQSIEDLKGKKVAVGAPGSGTEIMARRVLEAAGLTYDDIEEDFLSFQEGVEGIKNGVIDAAILSSGIPNAGIMELATTNDIVIVNIPKDIVTKLQEEYPAFVSSTIPSGTYEGQTKEIETATIKNLLITHADMSDDEVYELTKQLFEQIQVLRDTHNAAEDILLEEATKGLPLPLHPGAEKYFKEQGVLE
- a CDS encoding copper chaperone (product_source=KO:K07213; cath_funfam=3.30.70.100; cog=COG2608; ko=KO:K07213; pfam=PF00403; superfamily=55008; tigrfam=TIGR00003), whose translation is MAITLQVQGMTCGHCKMAVTNALKELDGVKNVEVHLQKGTVDVDYDETKVSVEKLKEAIEEQGYDVN